In Mytilus trossulus isolate FHL-02 chromosome 6, PNRI_Mtr1.1.1.hap1, whole genome shotgun sequence, a single window of DNA contains:
- the LOC134720997 gene encoding uncharacterized protein LOC134720997: MVTNDVDILSGATGTNEIVLNESIPTNSASGVNQPALVIEIETCLKHLGKLVSTTENQVQVRRSHIIEDMLNIYTDTNVVRSRLHVKLIGEGGSDWGGVSRDVFTTFWNAASSAFFQGDSVHVPYLPLVNMENENKFLLLGRILTHSTAILGFLPIQISTSVLMVMVYNTTEIEEHALVEDFLLYLDTKDRKLVKEAIDDFSTLSENQVRDLQELFIRYEMGSMLRPDSFRSQLLKIARNELCVKPRALCEKMRQGIPEDHFDRFWCRLTIDHIDLLHARLKPSADKILNCLKPAIPFGDLTRRRRRVYEFFQEFIEKLGDEDLQLLLQLITGQSCVPKRTIQVEFSELGGVQRRPVFHTCSYMVELPDTYINYKDFEQEMNNIMHSNVLQFDMA, from the exons ATGGTTACAAATGATGTTG atattttatcTGGTGCAACAGGAACAAATGAAATCGTCCTAAATGAATCTATACCGACTAATTCTGCTAGTGGAGTAAATCAACCAGCATTAGTCATAGAAATTGAAACAT GTCTTAAACACTTGGGTAAATTAGTAAGTACCACTGAGAACCAAGTACAAGTTCGTAGATCACATATTATTGAGGACATGCTTAATATCTACACAGATACTAATGTAGTGCGTTCCCGGTTACATGTAAAATTGATTGGAGAAGGCGGATCAGATTGGGGAGGAGTCAGTCGTGACGTATTTACAACGTTTTGGAACGCAGCTTCGTCTGCTTTTTTTCAAGGTGATTCTGTTCATGTTCCATACCTTCCTCTTGTTAACATGGAGAATGAAAACAAATTCCTTTTGCTGGGTAGAATTTTAACGCACAGTACAGCCATTCTTGGCTTCCTTCCGATTCAAATAAGTACTAGCGTCCTTATGGTAATGGTTTACAACACCACAGAAATAGAAGAACACGCTTTAGTGGAAGACTTCCTGTTGTATCTCGACACAAAAGACCGGAAGTTGGTTAAAGAAGCAATTGATGATTTTTCTACACTTTCTGAAAACCAAGTAAGAGATTTGCAAGAATTGTTTATTCGATATGAAATGGGTTCCATGCTCAGGCCTGATTCTTTTAGAAGTCAGCTTCTCAAAATAGCTCGTAATGAACTCTGCGTAAAACCAAGAGCATTGTGCGAGAAAATGAGACAAGGAATACCAGAAGACCATTTTGACCGATTTTGGTGCCGCCTAACAATTGATCATATTGATCTTCTGCATGCTAGACTTAAACCTTCCGCTGATAAAATCCTGAACTGTCTGAAACCAGCAATTCCATTTGGAGATTTAACAAGGCGACGACGAAGGGTTTACGAATTCTTTCaagaatttattgaaaaattaggGGATGAAGATTTACAACTACTTCTTCAGCTGATAACTGGACAGAGCTGTGTGCCAAAAAGAACAATTCAAGTGGAATTTTCAGAACTAGGTGGGGTTCAAAGAAGACCCGTTTTCCATACGTGTAGTTACATGGTCGAGCTtccagacacatacataaactATAAAGACTTTGAACAAGAAATGAACAACATTATGCATTCAAATGTATTACAGTTTGATATGGCATAA